The genomic segment TTCAAATGAATTGGATGGTGGATGTCTCCCTACCGGAAATGGgctggaaaaagaaaagaactaaCTCCAAATATTCAATCATAGAGATAAGAACTCACATTGTCTTGATCAACTTCTCTAATCATCTCATCAAGATGAACATCATCAAGACCAAATTCTTGACATGCCTGTGAGAGTTCATCAATGGTTATGTAACCACTTCCATCTTTGTCAAAAAAGGAGAATGCTGATATTaagttttcttctctctccaaCTTATTCATGTGCACAGTTgcagcaagaaattcaccataaTCTATTGTGCCACTGTTGTCGATATCAGCCTGTCACCAGTCCACACAAATCTGAATTAGAGCCTAAACAGTACAAATATAATCTGAAGACCCCAACTATCAAATGGAGTAGCACGGAGAATTCAAGCAATAAGATTTAACAAATATACCATGATAAGGTATCTTGTTTATGTACATACCGCATCCATAAGTGCCTGAATTTCAGACTCCATCAGATCAGACCCTACTCGTCTTAAGCCATCTTTTAGTTCATCAAATGTTATTGTCCCACTATTGTCAGTATCAATCATCTTGAACAGCTCTTTTAGGCCACCAATTTCTTCCTCTGAAAGATTTTCTGCAATAACCTGCAAGATAGACAATTTCCCTGTAAATGAAAAAGCTGAGCTTTTTCAAAGATAAGGTTACGATACAAGATATAGCAGAAGTGCAGTTTCCATAATCAGCTCGACGCTAGTGGCATTGTTTCATTCAAAAAAACAATACTTAAAACCCTGTGTATGCACAAGAACTCGAATGTCTTTGAAGATGAAGACAATAAATCCCTAAGCATCGGTTACAATCAGTCCTAACAAATACTCATTCAATGTAAAGGTTTATATAAAGCAAGATCTGCCTTTTTGCGGTCAGCATCTGGTGATGCGGTGTGGACCACTATCAAAGCCACAAAAGAGTAACACCGCCCTTGAATTTAAGCTGACAAGTACGGTAAGGTATTTCCCATATAGCCAATGCATGTGTGATATATTATCATTGCATCAGATATACACAGCTTGTAAATCTGGTTACCAATGGATCCAATATCTTAAATGCATTTGTTAAGTTCAGAAACACTATCTAATGGGACAAAGAATGCTacatgatttaattttatttgcaaGAAAAGCTAATTTATAGGATTCTCAATTTTCCATTGTCAAGTTTACAGAATCCCttcccactctctctctcccccgacCATGTGTCTGCATGCACCATTTGGTGCTAAAAGAAAAGATACAAAAATCATGCCACAGAATTCATGTAACATATATGAAACTTAACATGCTTGTGCACTAGCagaatcttaagtatcttattcCTTCTAACACAAACATAAACAGCCAGTTTTAGTCCAACTTCAGGAAGAAGCAGTATCAAAAAAATTATGTTAAAGCAGAGCACAAATACATAGAGCATATTATTAAAGCAATAACAGGAAAAAAAATTCCTGGGCTTGTTCCACCCGCAGTATCAGGAAAAAATTTATTGGCATTTTATTTTGCTTCAAACAGTTACAGCATAAGCTGGCCACAACTAGATAGATAATATGATATGTATCTTTCCGAAAAGAACAAAGATGGTTATGATAAAATAAGGGAACATAAGAAATTCTACCACAGCTTTGGACAATAATCTTGTAGATAATGACAATTCTAGTTTTCAGGACTAACAAGATTATAGACAGCTCATCATATAGAAAGGCAAAATAACAAAACCACTGTTATCAGTTCTCTACTCAAGGAGCCATATCCCATAATTTTGGTATGGTTGTATTTGTGATTTGTTGGAAGCCAATGTGATGTAAGTTTGCACAATGGGGGTGTCCTTCCATACATAAGCAGGAGGAATGGCTTGATGGCAGCAAATTCGCTCTGCAAAATGCAGAGATAGCCTTGTACCAAGATTTCTTGTTCTAGATTACAAATCAAATTTAAGAGAAAAAGAAGCCAGTCCTTAAATTTCTGAAAGTGTGATATCACAATAATAATGGACTTGGAACTTCTGAAACATTTCTAAGTTGGAATAGATCTGCAGCATTTCTCAGTCCTTTAGAACAAAATCGATTAATCATAATATAAGACAGAAACTATATGAATAAAGCAGATAACCTTCAACAAGTCCAAAAGTAGCTATATTTTCACGTGAGGCATGATAACCAACGGACGGGGATATATGTATTGTTGAATGTATGAAGAAAGATGTAAAACCGACTTAAACTTTTAAATGATCACTGTTCATGAATATCATGTCAATAACTTTGCTGCATTAGCATCAGAATGAAAAATCTTATTGCTAGCTTTACATAGACATTAAAATAACATGTGAAGAAAGATCACACCCGCAAAGCCAtcttttttagtttgttcattGCTGAGAACTGCTTCAGGCGTGATAAGACAGCAGAATCCAGAGGCCTATCAGGTGCCACTTTGTCATCTACAATCCATGGGTGACCTGCATGAACAACCTCACTGTCAGAGAAGGCCATACTTATTCTGCTACAAACCTTACGAGTGGCTTCTTTAATCAAATCCACATCGACATATGGGTACTTACAAAGAACTTCATGAGCTGTAAATCTTTTCTTTGGATCCCGATTTAGCATATTACGTATCAGCTCCTTAGCACTGTCAGAAATGCCAGGCCAAGGTTCAGATTCAAAATCCAAACGCCCTTGTAAAATCTGTCTGAAGATCCCTGCTTCAGTTTCTGTGGGtaaaagaagatgcaaataCAATGCCAGTATAAGAGATATTAGAATTAATGATCCTTTAATTTCACGGATCAACCAATATGCAAGACAAAGATTTATGGTACCTGCCCAAAAAGGTGGAACACCGCTTAACAGAATATATAAAATGATTCCAGCACTCCAGACATCTGCTTCTGGACCATAATGTTTACGCAATACCTCGGGTGCAACATAATAGGGACTTCCCACAACATCAGAAAATGTCTCacctaaaaaaatattaacatCATTAGCTCTGGTATAACAAGGCATGAACTAAGACACAATTTAGTCGCTGtaaatttttctaaatttaattTCTTTGCATATAAATGAGCTAGGGATGCCAAGTTTCAGGATGATATAACCTTGCATAGATGATCGAGGACATCTGTGCATTAGTTAATGGACATAAAGAAATATGTTGGTTATATTTGCAAGAGAATTCAATCATAATTAACTTTTGAGTATTCATAAAGGATTGTGTTAGGTATCAATTGACAGATATTCCTTCTCAGACATCCATGTTTGTATGTCTATGTAAAGGACATGCTATGAGAAAATCAGTCTTATGTACTTCTTCAATCAATAAACTTTGATATGCTCATTGATCTACATTAATTTCATGCAGACTAATAGAACATTTGATCCCGTGAAAAAAGTGGTGTTTCTGAGAATACCCTAAGAATGTTAGACTAAGATTCGCTAGGTCAGTTGCTGGCTTTAATTTGGACACCTGTGctttacatatttatttatctaaTTTTATAGCAATACAAGATTAGTGTTGGAACAATGGGGAAGCAAATTTCACCTTTACAAGAATGGAACAAGAGTGCATTGCAATATCTAAAGATGCTTCCCCTAATTGAAACCCAGAGCTTTGCAAGAGAATCTGGCATATCATGGGAGCTCTGTCGAATATAAGAGCACATGACACCGTTCACTTTAGAAGCAATGTCTCGAACATTAGCTATTGAGAGAAACATCTTCCAATGGGCCCTCACATCCAAGTTCGAATGGATTGTCCATTACATCTGCATTATCTATATTGAGGGAAACAACTTTCAACGGGCCCTCACACCCAAGTTCTGATGGCTAATCCCCAGATGTTGTTATCCTTAACATGATTGATGATAATGGCAAATTCTATAAAAGATGCATAACTTCCTTTTTGTTAGATGCATTTCATGTTGATGTCACTCAACACCTTTTCGATATCAAAGGAGGTTGAAAATATAAGAAAGCACCTATGGAACTTCACTCACCAGTTGGGTGGTATCACCTGCCGTAGTGTAGATGTGGATCAACTAGATGAAAAATTAGCAGAAAGCTTTCAAGTGGAAGAGAAAAACAaccaaagaacaatatagcttTTGGCATTTTTAGCAACTATTTCCATCAAGCAGTATTTTTTTTCGGAAAGCAATAACTTTCCTTCCATAGTTCCCAAGAAGCTTCTACATATAAATTATATCCCAAGCTTCCTTACCTAGAGTGGCAAAATTACCATACCACCCAAACTTCATATTTAAGAAGGTATGATTAATCACCCTTCCATATAGATCAAGAAAGTATCTTCCGATATGCAGATATTTTTAGCAAGAACAGGTTTATTGCTCAGTAATACTTCATTTTCTTTAAGACATGTGGCAAATTGTAAGATGGAGTGGCACCCGTCAGTTGTACTTTATAATGTATTTGCTTCTAACGGTTATAACTTGAAAGAGAAACTAACAAGAATATCCAAATATCCAACATTTAGTGAACCATACCATCACAATTAGTCCAAACATGAGAGATATGACGTCTAGAAACAGCCCACTGAAACCATGCCATCCAAACCACCCTTTGTGAGTGATACTCGATAACTCGACATAGTCATGGGTCCCTCAGCCTTTGCAGTTTCAACTGAACATATTTTAGCTTCCAGATTATGATCTTTCAAGGAACACAAATGGCCTGAGTTCTCAATTGAATCCCTAGACACACAACCCACAATAAACAAAATGAATTTCACGGAACTACCAtttgaaagagagaaaaaaaaaattccatgaAAGTAACATAAGCACCTTTCCA from the Phoenix dactylifera cultivar Barhee BC4 chromosome 14, palm_55x_up_171113_PBpolish2nd_filt_p, whole genome shotgun sequence genome contains:
- the LOC103701286 gene encoding calcium-dependent protein kinase 28-like; the protein is MKQSSSSQPPPSSSKPASVLPYKTPNLRDHYRIGKKLGQGQFGTTYLCVDKADGAEYACKSIPKRKLLCREDYEDVWREIQIMHHLSEHANVVRIKGTYEDALFVHLVMELCAGGELFDRIIQKGHFTERKAAQLIKTIVGVVEACHSLGVMHRDLKPENFLFASADEDAMLKATDFGLSVFYKPGETFSDVVGSPYYVAPEVLRKHYGPEADVWSAGIILYILLSGVPPFWAETEAGIFRQILQGRLDFESEPWPGISDSAKELIRNMLNRDPKKRFTAHEVLCHPWIVDDKVAPDRPLDSAVLSRLKQFSAMNKLKKMALRVIAENLSEEEIGGLKELFKMIDTDNSGTITFDELKDGLRRVGSDLMESEIQALMDAADIDNSGTIDYGEFLAATVHMNKLEREENLISAFSFFDKDGSGYITIDELSQACQEFGLDDVHLDEMIREVDQDNDGQIDYSEFSAMMRKGTGGIGRRTMRNSLNIRLGDVLKTAEH